GAAATCCATATATAATTAGCATTTACTCCTGCACTTTTTCCAGCAATATTATTTTTGAAATCTGAATTTAAAATATCTCCCGAATTAGTATACAAAATACCATATCTTCCATAATTATTGGATATAGATGAATTTATAATTGTAGCAGAAGTTGATTTGATTATTGTACGATAATATGCAATATTATCACTAATAAAAGAGTTTGATATATTTACTACAGCAGATGTTATAATTGATGAAGCACCACTATTATTTACTAAAGTTGAATTATTTAAATTTAAAGTATCACACCAAACAACACCTGCATAAGCAGTGTTTGTTTTAGATTTTACAGAATTATTAATGAAATTGGAATTTACAATATCAACATCCGTTCCATAAATACAACCACCAAAACACTCCATATCACTTATTGCAGAATTATTAGTAAAATTAGTGTTTGCAATATTAATAGGAGCTTTTTTGGCATAAATACAACCACCATCAATTAAGCTTTCTCCTATTGCATAATTGTTATTAAATTCTGAGTTTGAAATATTAATAGCATTTTTAGTAATAGTATAAATAACTCCTCCTTGTTTTGCAAAGTTATCACTGAAAACAGAATCAAATATATTAATTGATCCTCCAAAGAAAATATTTCCACATTCTTTTGCAGAATTATTAATAAAAGTACTATTACTAATAATCAACTTACCTCCAGACATACTATAAATAACTCCACCATCACGGTTTGCAAAATTATTGCTAAACAAACAATTATCAACTTTTAAATTATTATTTGCAACAATAACTCCACCATAACCTCCAACGCGTGAAGGATTAACTGAATTATTATTAAAATATGAATTAATAAGAGTCACATTTGTACATACTTGTGCATTGATAGCTCCAGCACCTAATTTAGCGAAATTATTTGAAAAATTTACATTATTAAAAATAATGCTAGTACTTATTTTATTTAAATTACATGCTCCTCCCCATGAACTAGAATTAGCATTAATTAAAGATACATTATTAATAATTAGATATTTAATGGATACTGAATTTTTAAATATTGTACTTTCATGATTACCATCAATAATAAAATTATTACCATTGATAATCAAATTCTTATTAATTTCAATTCCATTACTCAAACTACTATCTTTATTTTTATCAAATTTATAATTTCTATCTAAATCGATAGTACCATTAGTATTTTGTTTAATTAAATTATTTAAATCTGTAAAACTATTACCACTTATTTCATCACCAATAACAACATCATCACTATTTGAATTAGCAATAACTATATTATCAGAAACATCAGTTATATTATCTTGTGCACAAACTGCAGATAAACAGGTACACATCAATAATATTATTACCATATTGCCAATGAATAATTTTTTAAAATTCATAATAAACACATTTTTTTA
This region of uncultured Methanobrevibacter sp. genomic DNA includes:
- a CDS encoding right-handed parallel beta-helix repeat-containing protein, with product MNFKKLFIGNMVIILLMCTCLSAVCAQDNITDVSDNIVIANSNSDDVVIGDEISGNSFTDLNNLIKQNTNGTIDLDRNYKFDKNKDSSLSNGIEINKNLIINGNNFIIDGNHESTIFKNSVSIKYLIINNVSLINANSSSWGGACNLNKISTSIIFNNVNFSNNFAKLGAGAINAQVCTNVTLINSYFNNNSVNPSRVGGYGGVIVANNNLKVDNCLFSNNFANRDGGVIYSMSGGKLIISNSTFINNSAKECGNIFFGGSINIFDSVFSDNFAKQGGVIYTITKNAINISNSEFNNNYAIGESLIDGGCIYAKKAPINIANTNFTNNSAISDMECFGGCIYGTDVDIVNSNFINNSVKSKTNTAYAGVVWCDTLNLNNSTLVNNSGASSIITSAVVNISNSFISDNIAYYRTIIKSTSATIINSSISNNYGRYGILYTNSGDILNSDFKNNIAGKSAGVNANYIWISDSTFTNNSGNFVGAVLSINAYISDSNFTDNHGHLAKDIIALTEFDSNSNLFEESAVYNISSPLDISLFTPNYCIEKYEGAPLDYLYFINEFYVYNSISHTDVSELVKLAIYFYDSPRNDLQALIWALTDSDYRNCSDDSPVKDEIDFILDKYDNGFRVSDVNNTRILENGTHKIFNFFIALTPVGQSILTYNYTYVTPTDVIISKFANVSCVINGSLVYWNITVWNNSTVDALDVIVNDTLPEGFILKNNSNTFIWNIGTLLAGDKISFTLETIAIKV